A single genomic interval of Daucus carota subsp. sativus chromosome 1, DH1 v3.0, whole genome shotgun sequence harbors:
- the LOC108204987 gene encoding protein neprosin, which translates to MAPLHFISSKTPSFTLSLFFLFFFFTLCWSSRVPRGTGLSRQKLEVQKHLNRLNKPPIKSIQSPDGDTIDCIPISHQPAFDHPFLKDHKIQMRPSYHPEGLFDESKMSTESSEKAKPMSQLWHMNGRCPADTIPVRRTKKDDILRASSVKRYGKKKHRSIPKPRSADPDLVNESGHQHAIAYVEGDKYYGARATINVWEPKIQQANEFSLSQIWVLGGSFGEDLNSIEAGWQVSPDLYGDNNTRLFTYWTSDAYQATGCYNLLCSGFIQINSEIAMGASISPVSAVRNSQYDISILVWKDPKEGNWWMQFGNGYVLGYWPSFLFSYLAESASMIEWGGEVVNSEADGHHTSTQMGSGRFPEEGFGKASYFRNIQVVDSSNNLKAPKNIGTFTEQSNCYDVQTGSNEDWGRYFYYGGPGKNPNCP; encoded by the exons ATGGCACCTCTTCACTTCATTTCTTCAAAAACACCCTCTTTCACACTCTCcttgtttttcttgttcttcttcttcactTTGTGTTGGAGTAGCCGTGTGCCCAGAGGGACTGGGCTTTCTAGGCAGAAGCTTGAGGTTCAGAAGCACTTAAATCGACTCAACAAGCCCCCCATCAAATCCATTCAG AGCCCAGATGGGGATACCATTGACTGTATTCCAATCTCACATCAGCCTGCTTTTGATCACCCTTTCCTTAAAGATCACAAAATCCAG ATGAGGCCTAGCTATCACCCAGAAGGGTTGTTTGATGAGAGCAAGATGTCAACAGAATCTAGCGAAAAGGCGAAGCCCATGTCTCAGCTTTGGCACATGAATGGTAGATGCCCAGCAGATACTATACCTGTGAGAAGAACAAAGAAAGATGACATTTTGAGAGCAAGCTCAGTTAAAAGATATGGTAAAAAGAAGCATAGAAGCATTCCTAAGCCCAGGTCTGCAGATCCTGACCTTGTTAACGAAAGCGGTCATCAG cATGCCATAGCTTATGTTGAAGGGGACAAGTATTATGGTGCAAGAGCAACTATAAATGTTTGGGAGCCAAAAATACAGCAGGCTAATGAGTTTAGTTTGTCACAAATTTGGGTTCTTGGTGGTTCTTTTGGTGAAGATCTTAATAGCATTGAAGCTGGTTGGCAG GTCAGCCCAGATCTTTATGGTGATAATAACACAAGGCTTTTCACTTATTGGACT AGCGATGCATATCAAGCAACAGGGTGCTACAACTTACTCTGCTCAGGCTTCATACAAATCAACAGCGAAATAGCAATGGGTGCAAGCATCTCCCCGGTGTCTGCTGTTCGAAATTCTCAATATGATATCAGTATTCTTGTTTGGAAG GATCCAAAAGAAGGAAATTGGTGGATGCAGTTCGGCAATGGATATGTACTAGGATACTGGCCTTCTTTCCTCTTCTCATACTTAGCCGAGAGTGCCTCAATGATAGAATGGGGCGGTGAGGTTGTCAACTCCGAGGCCGACGGTCACCATACCTCAACCCAAATGGGCAGCGGAAGATTTCCAGAAGAAGGGTTCGGAAAGGCCAGCTACTTCAGGAACATCCAAGTCGTCGATAGTTCCAACAATCTGAAGGCTCCTAAAAACATCGGCACATTTACGGAACAGTCCAACTGCTATGATGTTCAAACAGGCAGCAATGAGGACTGGGGTAGATACTTTTACTATGGAGGGCCTGGTAAAAACCCAAACTGCCCATGA